The nucleotide sequence CACTACAAGCTGGCGTTGGGGCAGATCAATATTGCCAAGAATCTGATTGACAAGTAAGGGACAttcatttctttgattttctaCCTGTGTGGTAGGTTGCTAGCTAACTTCTTATTTCATTGTCTCTGCAGTGTTGCTAAAGACTACGTGCGCCTGATGAAGTACGGCGATTCTCTGTACCGCTGCAAGCAACTGAAACGTGCTGCTCTGGGACGAATGTGCACGATtatcaaaagacagaaacaaagcttGGAATACTTGGAGCAAGGTCTGTGTAATAAATAGGCTAAAACAAAGGAGCATAAAGagaatataaaatttatttgtaCAGAGAATAacagttaaaaagagaaaaatgtgtttaatatGGAATGGAGATAATGGGAACTTAGAAATAGTTCCAAAACCCCCAAATACATAGAACTTATTTTTCAACTGAGTGGTTCTctccttttaaatttaaaactttattttgttaCTAATggttataaaatgtttttcctcgCTTAAAGATCACAGCCATgcttttatttatcattttcatttacatattttgaaaGATTAGTACTAAACATTTTCCAAACATTACTTCTTACTTCAGGCTCATTATTCCTTCAGGCTGTGTTGATTGGCTCATTCTAGCTAAGAGACAGtggtctttatttttaaaatacttgataaatttctttttttgttgttgttgtgtgtaGATACTTCTGTAGTTAACAAGCAactatatattttcataaataatcaCTCAATAAATTTATGATGTCCAAAAATATTATTAAGTCGCGAGTAAATACTTCAGAATATGAATTTTTCTCCCATCCAAACTGAAATTATCCCAAATACTTAGGactttttttcaacatttcagTGCGACAGCATTTGTCTCGTTTGCCAACCATCGATCCCAATACAAGAACTCTTCTGTTGTGTGGCTATCCAAATGTTGGAAAATCTAGCTTTATAAATAAGGTGTGTGcgaatgtttttgtttgtttgttttgttttgttttaattatacTGAGATACCATTTAATTAAGATGAAGTAACATTTAAGCAATTTGATTTCATTATAGCACTGTCTGATATGAAGGGTGGGAAACTTAAATGTGTGGATAGAGACTGAGTGAAATTTCTGGAGGGTTATATGGAAACTTGCAACAGATTGCACTCAAAATCATTATCTTTTCCAAAATAGCATGTATATGATTAACATATTTTCGAATAGATAAAGTCTTGCAGAGAAACAACCAGAATAACTAGTTTTTAGCTTTTCTGTAGCAAAGGAAGTGTGTTACAATTAGGATATCTTCCTTGCAAGTTTAGGAAATGATCAATAAATGTGTGTGAATAACTTGTTTTAAGGTTACAAGAGCAGATGTAGAAGTGCAGCCTTACGCCTTTACCACCAAATCTCTCTTTGTGGGACATATGGATTACAAGTATCTGCGTTGGCAGGTAAGAACCGTCActattctgcattttcttacAGGAATTAACTGGTTGTAATCTGATTTGCCATTTTGGAATGTGAGTTGCATTTTTGTGTCTTGATAAGAAACACTGTCTGAGAGCTTCTCTGCAACATCTTCTAATACAGTGTGCCAAATGAAGGCAGCAGTCCAAATCTATTTCAAAAacgtgtatgtatgtatgtggtTTTAGTTGGAGGGAAGAATTGGAACTGGAACGTCTGACTAAGGACAGCTCATTTCTTACCACCATCAAATCCTGGGCCAGGTTGGGGCAGGGCTTTCTGTACTTGCTCACTACTTGGAGTATTGGTTATTCTGAAACCTCATTCTTCTCCCTTTGTTCCATTTTCCCATTCTCAACTTGGCTGAGTTTACAGTCTTATTTATGAATGAAAGGAAGGAATACTGCTGTCTAAAAAGGATAATATCGACCAGAAATTGCGTACATCTTACAGAGTATCAATTACCTTGTAATGGGGCCTGAGCTAATTCTGTTCATTTTAGGTAGTAGATACTCCTGGTATTTTGGATCATCCTTTGGAGGACAGGAACACCATTGAGATGCAGGCTATAACTGCACTCGCACATCTTCGTGCTGCTGTGCTCTATGTGATGGATGTCTCTGAACAGTGTGGGCATAGCCTGGAGGAGCAAGTAGAACTCTTCAGAAACATTAAGCCATTATTTGCCAACAAGGTAGGTTTGCTTTACATTAttaataaaatcctttttttttttttttgtaatgcaaTAGCTTGGattatgattctttttttttttttttctttttattagccACTTATAATTGTTGCAAACAAATGTGATGTGAAGAGAATTGCGGAACTTCCTGAAGAGAGTCAGGTGAGACGACTACTCCcacctctctttttcttctgaaatttacagaaatactATGCAAGATTCATGGGTTTGCATAATTTATATCGGGCAAAAAATTTTACATGATCATTTCTAAATTTCATTGTCTAATAGTGTAATGGAAAATAGTTTTCTGGGTCTTGATCCATATGTCTAATGTATGTACTTGCATTGTCTAATGTATGTACTTGCCTGCCTATTGTAAATGCCAAACAGAAAGCAGCTCCCTAGTGGTTTCAGAAATCTTGGACACGCTGTGAGAACTACTGTTAATTACTACAGTAGTTGGAAGACTGAATGGCCTTGATCAAAAATGCCATTTCACTAAGAGTTCAGGCTGAACTGATAGTTGCTGCCAGTTGCAGCAGGAGCTCCCGTTGGGCAGCAGTTTGCATATGTGCAGGGCTAGTTCTTTTGTATCTGTGACTTCAAGGACACATTGAATTGGTATTtctttctcactcttttttttttttatgcatgtgTCATTTACAGTCACCATATAGAAAGTGgctatttacttaaaaaaaaaaaaagatagaactGTAGTTTTAAATTCCTCTCATGTTtttagaaacacattttaatgaaatactcAGTAATGAGTTCTGTATATTGATGTTagattaaaatttcagtttttaatgtaATGATACATTAAGAAATGGGCAGAATGTAATTATTTGgcaaaatgtttctatttcagaaaatatttgaaacttTTGAAGCAGAAGGATTTTCTGTCATAGAGACAAGTACTCTAACAGAAGAAGGTGTAATCCAAGTTAAAACAGAGGTACGTCTCTTTTCTCTCAGTTTCATTCAAAAGGAACAGCGGATGTTTTTGCCTCATTTGAATGAATTTAATCTCAGTTAAACTGTGCGTTATAGTGACAAGCTTTAAGCATGCTATCCTTAATGTCCGTTTGAGCCTCTGTGGACTTGGGGGCAAATGGAAACTTACATCTAATACCGTTCAAAAATTACGGTGATATTTTGTCAGGGTCTTGTTGCTTGTTCTTATAGTCAGCCTGTTATAAAAGATGGGTTATACCAACAGACCAGTATCATATGCATCTTCCCATGCtccttttttatataaaatactttgaTACTTTCTTGAGAGCTAGAGAGGTAAGACAGAAGATAAAATACAAAGCTAGATATTTGGGATTGAAAGCTTGCGGTGTCATTTGTTGGGTCAGGATGACTTCATTCCTTACCTTCTGTTGCCATGTGCGCTTTCAGGCCTGTGACAGACTGTTAGCCCATCGTGTTGATactaaaatgaaaggaaataaagtgaATGAAGTGTTGAATAGATTACACTTGGCCATGCCAGCCAAAAGAGATGACAAGGTATGTTACATATTTACACTTTTTAGTATATTTTCCAGTACTctttaagaaggaaaagaattctCTCTTTGCTTAACACGTGAACAGTTTGTATGATGagatttgcttatttttttgaatCTATAACTGCCGTTGCTGGTGGGTGAGTCAGCCTGggcctttgctttctttcaaaatccGTTATTTTAAAACGGTGATTTATAGCTTTATAAAAAAATGGATTCAAGACTTCAAGacttcttcctatttttttattgGGATGAATTGTTGCATTAATTTCAGGAGCGGCTGCCTTTTATACCCGAGGGAGCAGTAGCACGGAAGAAGCGCATGGAAGTAGACACACCCAGGAGGAAAACAGTAAGTGGCATCTCTTAATTAGGAAATCAGCGGATGGTTTTTAAATGCTTAATAATAGCACATAGATTTACAGCTATGAGATATATAAAGCTGCGTATGTCTTTGCAGGAGAGAGATCTTGAACTTGAAATGGGAGATGATTATGTTTTGGATCTTCAGAGTAAGTATTATATGTCTCAGTGTTATTATTGATCAATAAAGTTTAGCTATTTCAGTCTTACTGGAGAACGCTTAACCTGGACTCCGTTCAACTGAgtaacagtgccacctttttatttcttgcaaTCCTTTTCTCCTGTTCCAAAACTGGTGATCTTCATTGATTCTTCCTTGGTTTGTAATGTCTCTTAGTGGTTTCCCATTTTAGAGTTGCAGACAGAGTGACTGGTCTTGTGATTCCCTTTCACTTTATATTGTGGTGTCTCATTAATTGTTGATGCTGACTTTGTTAAGAAAGCATCAATATGAGAACTGGCTATCTGTTGCTTATTATAGCTTGCAGTGGACTTGTCATTACCGAACAATATTTGGCAGTAGGCAGGGAATCAGAGGTATTTATGAATACGTCAGAGATGCTGTCATGTTTTTGCCACAGAGGgatctgaatttattttttttattgcgATGAGCCTTGTTTTCTGTCATTGAATGttctttgaaattgtttttgtctttttattaacgtctggttttgtgtgtttgcttttatttaagaataCTGGGACTTAATGAATGCATCTGAAAAGTATGACAAGATACCAGAGATATGGCAAGGTCACAATATCCTCGACTACATTGATCCAGATATAATGAAAGTGAGTTTTCCTTTGTACTTTTTACACATTCTTGCCTCTTCGTCCCTTTATTTGTTTAGCGTAGATTGCTGTATTCCTGGATAAAAACAATATgttatgaaaacaaattcttctACACTGTCTGCGCTTGCCATGGGAAAAGATACTGTTTTCTGAACGATCAAGGACACAGTTTcagaagaatggaaaattaCCCTTTCAGACCTAATGGTGATCTTATCTTTTGAATCTTAAGATATGAGTGTTGCAGGGGAAGTTGTGTTTCCTTACTCTATGACTGTAGCCAGAAGGAATGTAGTTATCAAACAAAATAGACTGAATTCTCAAtttatagcatttttatttaataacaaaatCCATCCTTATTTCCTGGTGGTTCTTCAGAAGTTCTGAGTGCAGACAGCGGAGCCTGCTGGTTGTGCAGTTGGGTTCATCTGAATTGCTAGTGCTCCAGAATCATGGTAAATTAGAAATAGGAGGTTTTTTGAGAGTGTGTTACCACAAAGAGCACAGCTAGTACAGGTCACAGTACAGTATATGCGAACTCACACAGTGGGCAACTTCAGGGCAGCCGTACAAATACAGCCAAACGACAGCGTGATGTGATGTGATCAAGTAGGTCTTCATAGGACTTGAATCCCCTTGGATTCTTGCTCAGTAATCTGTATCACTAACTGCACTACGCATGGCTGGAGGGGCCCTAAAATAACACAGTTCCGTCTTTGAAGTGTCTGCAAGCTGTCTTGAAAAGGCTCTGCGCCATACAAAAATGTGATGTTGAGGATTGTAAGTCAAGGATTTGATGAGCAtcttgattttcatttaa is from Anser cygnoides isolate HZ-2024a breed goose chromosome 2, Taihu_goose_T2T_genome, whole genome shotgun sequence and encodes:
- the GTPBP4 gene encoding GTP-binding protein 4; the protein is MALYNFKKIMVVPSAKDFIDLTLSKTQRKTPTVIHKHYQIHRIRQFYMRKVKYTQQNYHDRLTQILTDFPKLDDIHPFYADLMNVLYDKDHYKLALGQINIAKNLIDNVAKDYVRLMKYGDSLYRCKQLKRAALGRMCTIIKRQKQSLEYLEQVRQHLSRLPTIDPNTRTLLLCGYPNVGKSSFINKVTRADVEVQPYAFTTKSLFVGHMDYKYLRWQVVDTPGILDHPLEDRNTIEMQAITALAHLRAAVLYVMDVSEQCGHSLEEQVELFRNIKPLFANKPLIIVANKCDVKRIAELPEESQKIFETFEAEGFSVIETSTLTEEGVIQVKTEACDRLLAHRVDTKMKGNKVNEVLNRLHLAMPAKRDDKERLPFIPEGAVARKKRMEVDTPRRKTERDLELEMGDDYVLDLQKYWDLMNASEKYDKIPEIWQGHNILDYIDPDIMKKLEELEKEEELREAAGEYDSEPESEDEEMMEIRQLAKQIREKKKLKILQSKEKDTRGPRMPRTAKKVQRKVLEKEMSDLGLDMTNKDDAHYARRSRSVTRKRKRDESETPTSVARSRSSSRPPRDVSGLRDEKMVKKVKTMAKKAQTKMNRMGRKGEADRHIFDTKPKHLLAGKRKSGKTQRR